One genomic region from Candidatus Cybelea sp. encodes:
- a CDS encoding potassium-transporting ATPase subunit F, which produces MVFDDVLGLMLTIAALAYLIFAMLRPEKF; this is translated from the coding sequence ATGGTGTTCGACGACGTGCTGGGCTTGATGCTGACGATTGCCGCGCTCGCCTACCTGATCTTCGCGATGCTGCGGCCGGAGAAGTTTTGA